The following proteins come from a genomic window of Gimesia chilikensis:
- a CDS encoding NAD-dependent epimerase/dehydratase family protein gives MRILITGAAGYVGRYFSQHWQTDDELVLGDIHPNPDDARCIPLDITDPAQTRAAMQGIDAVVHLAKQADEGPMEGDELNNRRFDVNLKGSFNLLEAARDAGVKRFIFTSTIMTVLGYQAPEWVASDAVPRPVGSYALTKQLGEVMCAHYAQQHGMSIVCLRIPKPIDLDHPLWKTHPLRPQWVPFPDLLQAYQKAVTASIAGCEVITIVGESKQRRWDLSKAEQLLGYRPTLIPEELGYQMGSEDQPIPEESNYA, from the coding sequence ATGCGCATTTTAATCACCGGCGCTGCCGGCTACGTGGGACGCTATTTCAGCCAGCACTGGCAGACGGATGACGAACTGGTCCTGGGTGACATCCACCCGAATCCGGACGACGCCCGCTGCATCCCACTGGACATCACCGATCCTGCGCAGACCCGGGCCGCCATGCAGGGAATCGACGCCGTCGTGCATCTGGCCAAACAGGCGGACGAAGGCCCCATGGAAGGGGATGAATTGAACAACCGGCGCTTTGATGTGAATCTCAAAGGGTCCTTCAACCTGCTTGAAGCGGCCCGCGATGCGGGTGTCAAACGCTTCATCTTTACCAGCACCATCATGACGGTACTCGGCTATCAGGCACCGGAGTGGGTTGCCTCGGATGCAGTGCCCCGGCCCGTCGGTTCGTATGCCCTGACGAAGCAACTGGGTGAAGTGATGTGCGCGCACTACGCACAGCAACACGGCATGTCCATCGTCTGTCTGCGGATTCCCAAGCCGATCGACCTGGATCATCCGCTCTGGAAAACACATCCGCTGCGGCCCCAATGGGTGCCGTTTCCGGATCTCCTGCAGGCATATCAGAAAGCGGTAACCGCTTCGATCGCAGGCTGTGAAGTCATCACCATTGTCGGTGAAAGCAAACAGCGCCGCTGGGATCTCAGCAAAGCCGAACAACTGCTCGGCTATCGACCGACGCTGATCCCGGAAGAGCTCGGTTACCAGATGGGCAGCGAAGACCAGCCGATTCCGGAAGAATCAAATTACGCGTGA